A section of the Hippea sp. KM1 genome encodes:
- the fliE gene encoding flagellar hook-basal body complex protein FliE translates to MDVKDIQLKPIDSQIESKPKKEKIEGDSFADILKKSLDEVNKLQNKADESIKDIAAGKMENIQDAVMAIEKADVSLKLLTEIRNKAIEAYKEIMRMQV, encoded by the coding sequence ATGGATGTAAAGGATATTCAACTAAAGCCCATAGATAGCCAGATTGAAAGCAAACCCAAAAAGGAGAAGATAGAAGGGGACTCATTTGCCGATATACTGAAAAAGTCCCTCGATGAGGTGAATAAGCTTCAGAATAAGGCTGATGAGTCTATAAAGGATATAGCCGCAGGCAAGATGGAGAACATCCAGGATGCCGTTATGGCCATAGAGAAGGCCGATGTCTCCCTAAAGCTCCTTACAGAGATCCGCAACAAAGCCATTGAGGCCTACAAAGAAATAATGCGCATGCAAGTATAG
- the flgC gene encoding flagellar basal body rod protein FlgC gives MSIFDSMNIASSGMSAQRLRMNIISSNIANADTVETQEGGPYKRRDVIFEAVGYSKFSDVLKTVEVKDVVRDDSPPKLVYDPSNPLANKDGYVAYPNINPVVEMTNLIDAMRTYQANASVIDSAKQMIQAALGVLRA, from the coding sequence ATGAGTATATTCGATAGCATGAACATAGCCTCAAGCGGCATGAGCGCCCAGCGATTAAGGATGAATATAATATCGTCAAACATAGCCAATGCCGACACGGTTGAAACCCAGGAGGGCGGACCATACAAAAGGAGGGATGTGATCTTTGAGGCTGTCGGCTATTCTAAGTTTTCCGATGTGCTTAAGACCGTTGAGGTTAAGGATGTTGTAAGGGATGATTCGCCGCCGAAGTTGGTGTATGACCCGTCAAATCCTTTGGCTAACAAGGACGGTTATGTGGCATATCCCAATATAAACCCCGTTGTTGAGATGACAAATCTCATAGATGCCATGAGAACATATCAGGCCAATGCCTCAGTTATAGATTCGGCAAAGCAGATGATCCAGGCAGCATTAGGTGTATTAAGGGCTTGA
- the flgB gene encoding flagellar basal body rod protein FlgB, which translates to MPFLNDSTFDYIKYGLDVAVLRQDVIASNIANADTPHYKAKHIPFKDILSLKSKDIELKKEDPRHIEPKDGLEFLIKRDRDDYLVKNDQNNVKLDKELTHLAKNTLLINALTAFERYKFNEYKDIISSTRNA; encoded by the coding sequence ATGCCGTTTTTGAATGATTCGACATTTGATTATATAAAATACGGCCTCGATGTTGCCGTGTTGAGGCAGGATGTTATAGCCAGCAATATAGCAAATGCAGATACCCCGCACTATAAGGCTAAGCACATACCCTTTAAGGATATACTCTCTCTGAAGAGTAAGGATATAGAGCTTAAAAAGGAGGATCCAAGACACATAGAGCCCAAAGATGGGCTTGAGTTTTTGATTAAAAGGGACAGAGACGATTATCTTGTTAAAAACGACCAGAATAATGTAAAACTGGATAAAGAACTTACGCATCTGGCAAAGAACACGCTGCTTATCAATGCCCTGACGGCATTTGAGCGCTATAAGTTCAATGAGTATAAGGATATAATATCATCGACAAGAAATGCATAG
- a CDS encoding HD domain-containing phosphohydrolase: protein MGGDGSLLLKALELSNRIVKGDYKKHNWKLILDNIAQLCGVDGAFIGFWDSGYIKFKHSSFFMAENYPKQIYPQLYEVPLESRREFHDRLKKDGHLIINDYQNYPLALKSWLDVGLKSLLAVLIKTKDEIYGSLHLISLKKIKSFSEEEIKILKTIADTIASELQKESYIKQIEIEREKNKRQLELFKLLDSKLSQNVSISLIAQALRKIKDLAGAKMLCFLFASENLYITLNDKIEVGDIEASKKNMIYNLWKTNTKTISQSCSTDKTYPKYCVYIPATSKGKVVGVFGFGFSQEPPDEFKSELETFQSALTHFISIVYTYKTIRSVFSELSETEEGLIQAFVYSTEAKDIYTRGHSEHVARYSKLIARKLGLDIYQQEMMYNAGLLHDIGKIGIPDAILLKPGKLTPFEFEIMKYHPIISYEIVKNVPKFKGIAKCIRHHHEKLDGSGYPDGLSGNEIELGARILAIADIYDALTTDRPYRKALKPTEAIEIMKSEKIDQSILSKVEDVLVSSFIEEITCKGTFIPEKIDYFRKHITEMDYMTGLKRRSYLVRIMDSYIQKKEPFTLFMVDVKNMSYINHKYGRLVGDRIILFLAEALKGIINKEALARTSADAFMFMYLGKNTEEFHKNISEKLKNGIIDKIKSKSCIINEDEAKNIIGCYITYAKYPQEGKTSDELMYICSLKKRKEALNYYAGLYSKEDS from the coding sequence ATGGGGGGAGATGGTTCACTGCTTCTTAAGGCCTTAGAACTATCAAACAGGATAGTCAAAGGCGATTATAAGAAACACAACTGGAAACTCATACTGGACAACATTGCCCAGCTATGCGGCGTTGACGGTGCCTTTATAGGCTTTTGGGATAGTGGATACATAAAATTCAAACACTCATCCTTCTTCATGGCAGAGAACTATCCAAAGCAGATCTATCCCCAGCTCTATGAGGTGCCTTTAGAATCAAGAAGAGAATTCCACGACAGGCTAAAAAAAGACGGGCATCTCATCATCAACGATTACCAAAACTATCCTCTGGCGCTAAAGTCGTGGCTGGATGTGGGCCTGAAATCCCTTCTTGCCGTGCTGATAAAAACAAAGGACGAAATATACGGCTCGCTCCACCTGATAAGCCTAAAAAAGATCAAATCGTTCTCAGAAGAAGAGATAAAGATACTAAAGACCATCGCAGACACAATAGCATCGGAGCTTCAAAAGGAATCATACATAAAACAGATAGAGATAGAAAGAGAAAAGAACAAAAGACAGTTAGAGCTGTTTAAGCTTTTGGATTCCAAGCTATCGCAGAATGTATCCATTAGCCTGATAGCCCAGGCGTTGAGGAAGATAAAGGACCTGGCAGGCGCAAAGATGCTGTGTTTTCTGTTTGCCTCAGAGAACCTTTACATAACATTAAACGACAAGATAGAGGTGGGCGATATAGAGGCAAGCAAGAAGAACATGATATACAACCTATGGAAAACAAACACAAAAACCATATCACAGAGCTGCTCCACCGACAAAACATACCCGAAATACTGCGTTTACATACCGGCAACATCAAAGGGAAAGGTTGTGGGCGTCTTTGGTTTTGGATTCAGTCAGGAGCCGCCAGATGAGTTTAAATCAGAGCTTGAAACATTCCAGAGTGCCTTGACCCATTTCATATCCATCGTTTACACATACAAAACCATCCGCTCTGTTTTCAGCGAACTCTCAGAAACAGAGGAAGGCCTTATCCAGGCATTTGTCTATTCCACAGAGGCCAAGGATATATACACCAGGGGGCACTCCGAGCATGTCGCCAGATATTCAAAGCTAATAGCCAGGAAGTTGGGATTGGACATATACCAGCAGGAGATGATGTACAATGCCGGTCTATTGCACGATATAGGAAAGATAGGCATACCCGATGCCATATTGCTAAAACCCGGCAAATTAACACCGTTTGAGTTTGAGATTATGAAATACCACCCTATAATCTCATACGAAATCGTAAAGAATGTTCCAAAATTCAAGGGTATTGCAAAATGCATCAGGCATCACCACGAAAAGTTAGATGGCAGCGGATACCCCGATGGACTATCCGGAAACGAGATAGAGTTAGGGGCCCGTATACTGGCCATTGCCGATATATACGACGCCTTGACAACAGACAGGCCGTATAGAAAGGCCCTAAAGCCAACAGAGGCCATAGAGATCATGAAATCCGAAAAGATAGATCAGAGCATACTCTCAAAGGTCGAGGATGTGCTGGTTAGCAGCTTCATAGAGGAGATAACATGCAAAGGCACATTCATACCGGAAAAGATAGATTACTTCCGCAAGCACATAACAGAGATGGATTACATGACAGGCCTAAAAAGGAGAAGCTATCTTGTGCGTATAATGGATAGCTACATACAGAAAAAAGAACCGTTTACGCTGTTTATGGTCGATGTAAAGAACATGTCATACATAAACCACAAATACGGCAGGCTGGTGGGTGACAGGATCATACTCTTTTTGGCTGAGGCCTTAAAAGGGATAATAAACAAAGAGGCATTAGCCAGAACATCGGCCGATGCGTTCATGTTTATGTATTTAGGCAAAAACACAGAGGAGTTTCACAAAAACATATCGGAGAAGCTGAAAAACGGCATCATAGACAAGATAAAAAGCAAAAGCTGCATAATAAACGAAGATGAAGCAAAAAACATCATCGGATGCTATATAACCTATGCCAAATACCCCCAGGAGGGCAAAACATCCGACGAATTGATGTATATATGCTCGCTAAAAAAGAGAAAAGAAGCTTTGAATTACTATGCGGGGCTTTATTCTAAAGAAGATAGCTGA
- a CDS encoding ABC transporter permease, with protein MRGFILKKIAELIPTFFGITFIIFFIIHLSPGNPVNATGGFNPNVSYESLKNMEKIYHLNEPLYIQYLDWLKSFFRLDFGYSLIDGVSVWDKIAYSLPITLIINIVVLLLSLAISIPIGIIGAAKKDSIVDKFLTFFVFSGYSMPSFWLALLLMILLSVKWHLLPLAGLHSFNVKEGSLPYYIDMAKHLTIPIFIGVFGSLAGFSRYIRSGVVDTLEKDFIKLMFMRGISPKTILYKHALKNALLPLITIMGLSIPSLIGGSVIIESIFAIPGMGRLFYLSAMARDYPTVMGILTISTILTLIGNLIADICYAIVDPRIKYE; from the coding sequence ATGCGGGGCTTTATTCTAAAGAAGATAGCTGAGCTAATCCCCACATTCTTCGGTATAACATTCATAATATTCTTCATAATCCACCTATCACCGGGAAATCCCGTAAATGCAACGGGTGGCTTTAACCCCAATGTATCATACGAATCGCTCAAAAATATGGAAAAGATATACCACCTAAACGAGCCGCTCTATATCCAATACCTGGATTGGTTAAAATCGTTCTTCAGGTTGGATTTCGGATATAGCCTAATAGACGGTGTAAGTGTATGGGACAAAATAGCCTATAGCCTTCCCATAACGCTAATAATAAACATCGTGGTATTGCTGTTGTCCCTTGCAATATCCATACCCATAGGCATAATTGGGGCAGCAAAGAAGGATTCCATTGTTGATAAATTCCTAACATTCTTTGTGTTCAGTGGATATTCCATGCCGTCGTTCTGGCTGGCACTCCTGCTTATGATATTGCTCTCTGTTAAATGGCACCTCTTGCCCCTTGCGGGCCTGCACTCCTTCAATGTAAAAGAGGGCAGCCTACCCTATTACATCGATATGGCAAAACACCTAACAATACCTATTTTTATCGGCGTCTTTGGGTCTTTGGCCGGCTTTTCAAGATACATCAGAAGCGGCGTTGTCGACACATTAGAGAAGGATTTTATAAAGCTTATGTTTATGCGGGGCATCAGCCCAAAAACCATCCTATACAAACATGCCCTGAAGAACGCCCTATTGCCGCTTATTACGATAATGGGGCTATCCATACCCTCCCTGATTGGTGGAAGCGTGATCATAGAGTCTATCTTTGCCATACCCGGCATGGGGAGGCTGTTTTACCTTTCTGCAATGGCAAGGGATTACCCCACCGTCATGGGTATATTGACCATAAGCACTATTCTTACACTCATTGGAAACCTCATAGCAGACATATGTTATGCGATAGTGGATCCAAGGATAAAGTATGAATAA